The following proteins are co-located in the Microcebus murinus isolate Inina chromosome 21, M.murinus_Inina_mat1.0, whole genome shotgun sequence genome:
- the LOC105858022 gene encoding uncharacterized protein LOC105858022, with protein sequence MLHDSRELNTSKQRLDKCDSFEKRLKPNMNLLTWHRSYVRKNIDENFGCGRTVNYSYSHSKHEKIHNGVKHCGGTQCGKILSNKQSLAQYENVETGEKTCLYIECGNSFLKKSQFFIHQRIHTGEKPYDCGTCGKAFIEKSHLIVHQRTHTGEKPYDCSECGKAFSQKSSLIIHQRVHTGERPYECSECGKAFSQKSPLIIHQRIHTGEKPYECDQCAKAFSQKSQLTVHHRAHTGEKPYECTECGKAFCEKSHLIIHKRIHTGEKPYKCAQCEEAFSRKSELIINQIIHTGEKPCECTECGKTFSRKSQLIIHQRTHTGEKPYKCIECGKAFCQQLHLIGHQRIHTGEKPYVCSECVKAFSQKSHLPGHQRIHTGEKPYICAKCGKAFSQKSDLVVHQRIHTGEKPYQCAVCGKAFIQKSQLTVHQRIHTVVKS encoded by the coding sequence ATGCTTCATGACTCCAGAGAGCTAAATACCTCAAAACAAAGACTGGATAAGTGTGATTCTTTTGAAAAGAGGTTGAAACCTAATATGAACCTACTCACTTGGCACAGGAGTTATGTAAGAAAAAACATTGATGAGAATTTTGGGTGTGGGAGAACAGTTAACTACAGTTATTCCCACTCTAAGCATGAGAAAATTCATAATGGAGTGAAACACTGTGGAGGTACTCAGTGTGGAAAGATTCTCAGCAATAAGCAATCTCTTGCTCAATATGAAAATGTTGAAACTGGGGAGAAAACCTGTTTATATATTGAATGTGGAAACTCCTTTCTCAAGAAGTCACAGTTTTTTATacatcaaagaattcatactggagagaaaccttatgatTGCGGTacatgtgggaaagccttcatcGAGAAGTCACACCTCATTGTACACCAGAGAACTCATACAGGGGAGAAACCTTATGATTGTtctgaatgtggaaaagccttctcTCAGAAATCATCCCTCATTATACATCAGAGAGTTCACACTGGTGAAAGACCATATGaatgtagtgaatgtgggaaagccttctcCCAGAAATCACCCCTCATTATACATCAGAGAATACATACTGGggaaaaaccctatgaatgtgATCAATGTGCGAAGGCCTTTTCCCAGAAATCACAGCTTACTGTACATCATAGAgctcatactggagagaagccataTGAATGTACTGAATGTGGGAAAGCATTCTGTGAGAAGTCCCACCTCAtcatacataaaagaattcacactggtgagaaaccctacaaatgtgctCAGTGTGAGGAAGCCTTCAGCAGGAAGTCAGAACTCATTATAAATCAGATAATTCATACTGGGGAGAAGCCCTGTGAATGTACTGAATGTGGGAAGACATTTTCCCGGAAGTCACAGCTCATCATACATCAGAGAacacacactggagagaaaccctataaatgcattgaatgtggaaaagccttctgTCAGCAGTTACATCTCATTggacatcagagaattcacacaggagaaaaACCTTATGTATGTTCTGAATGTGTGAAAGCCTTCTCTCAGAAGTCCCACCTCCCAGGACATCagcgaattcatacaggagagaaaccttacataTGTGCTAAATGTGGAAAGGCCTTTTCCCAGAAGTCAGACCTTGTGgtacatcagagaattcacactggggaGAAACCCTATCAATGTGCTgtatgtgggaaagccttcatcCAGAAGTCACAACTCACTGTAcaccagagaattcatactgtAGTGAAATCCTAA